The following proteins are encoded in a genomic region of Takifugu rubripes chromosome 9, fTakRub1.2, whole genome shotgun sequence:
- the bmal1a gene encoding basic helix-loop-helix ARNT like 1a: protein MEGDDFNTEAVMNICDDLMADQRMDISSTMTDFMSPGSTDLISSSISTPGMDYTRKRKGSTTDYQIDGFSFDDMDPDKDKLGSDQQGRIKNAREAHSQIEKRRRDKMNSFIDELASLVPTCNAMSRKLDKLTVLRMAVQHMKTLRGAANPYTEANYKPSFLSDDELKHLILRAADGFLFVVGCDRGKILFVSESVYKILNYSQNDLIGQSLFDYLHPKDIAKVKEQLSSSDTAPRERLIDAKTGLPVKTDITPGPSRLCSGARRSFFCRMKCNRPSVKVEDKDFPSTCSKKKADRKSFCTIHSTGYLKSWPPTKMGLDEDNEPDNEGCNLSCLVAIGRLHPHIVPQPSLADIRVKPTEYVSRHAIDGKFVFVDQRATAILGYLPQELLGTSFYEYFHQDDIGHLAECHRQVLQMREKINTNCYKFKIKDGSFITLRSRWFSFMNPWTKEVEYIVSTNTVVSCPMMEGSDYPQSAASPQSMDCVLTSEGGGRRALQTVPGIPGGTRAGAGKIGRMIAEEVMEIQRIRGSSPSSCGSSPLNITSTPPPDTCSPGGKKIQNGGTPELPSAGIIPGPDSVGYPYSNQSIMSDNSHLSIDIMDDPGSSSPSNDEAAMAVIMSLLEADAGLGGPVDFSDLPWPL, encoded by the exons ATGGAAGGAGATGATTTTAACACAGAGGCTGTGATGAACATCTGTG atgACCTGATGGCAGACCAACGGATGGACATCTCATCCACAATGACTGACTTCATGTCCCCAGGCTCCACCGACCTCATCTCTAGTTCTATCAGCACACCTGGGATGGACTACACCCGCAAGAGGAAGGGCAGCACCACCGACTACCA AATTGATGGCTTCTCATTTGA TGACATGGATCCAGACAAAGATAAACTGGGAAG TGACCAACAGGGCCGGATTAAAAATGCCAG AGAGGCTCACAGCCAGATTGAGAAGCGTCGGCGGGACAAGATGAACAGCTTCATCGACGAGCTCGCGTCTCTGGTGCCCACCTGTAATGCCATGTCCCGCAAGTTGGACAAGCTAACGGTCCTACGAATGGCTGTCCAGCATATGAAGACACTGAGAG GTGCTGCTAACCCATACACAGAGGCCAACTACAAACCCTCCTTTCTCTCAGATGATGAACTAAAGCACTTAATACTGAGG GCTGCTGACGGGTTCCTGTTTGTGGTCGGTTGTGACCGTGGAAAGATCCTCTTTGTGTCTGAATCGGTGTACAAAATTCTCAACTACAGCCAG AACGATCTGATAGGTCAGAGCCTTTTCGATTACCTACATCCCAAGGACATTGCCAAGGTTAAAGAGCAGCTGTCCTCTTCAGATACAGCCCCACGAGAGAGGCTCATTGACGCTAAGA CTGGCCTTCCAGTAAAGACAGACATCACCCCTGGTCCATCTCGACTCTGTTCTGGTGCCAGACGTTCATTTTTCTGCCGCATGAAGTGCAATCGACCTTCTGTGAAAGTAGAAGATAAGGACTTCCCGTCCACCTGTTCCAAGAAAAAAG CTGACCGCAAGAGCTTCTGCACAATCCACAGCACGGGTTACCTGAAGAGTTGGCCGCCGACCAAAATGGGTCTGGACGAGGACAACGAACCTGACAATGAAGGTTGCAACCTGAGCTGCCTGGTAGCTATCGGCCGTTTGCACCCCCACATCGTCCCCCAACCCAGCCTGGCTGATATCAGGGTGAAGCCCACGGAGTACGTCTCCAGACATGCCATCGATGGCAAATTCGTCTTTGTCGACCAGAG AGCTACAGCCATTCTAGGCTACCTGCCTCAGGAGCTGCTCGGAACTTCCTTTTATGAGTATTTCCACCAGGATGACATCGGCCACCTGGCGGAGTGCCACCGGCAAG TGCTGCAGATGAGAGAGAAGATCAACACCAACTGTTACAAGTTTAAAATCAAAGACGGCTCCTTTATCACGTTGAGGAGTCGATGGTTCAGTTTCATGAACCCCTGGACCAAGGAGGTGGAGTACATCGTTTCCACCAACACCGTGGTCTC GTGTCCTATGATGGAAGGATCAGACTACCCTCAATCTGCTGCGTCACCACAGAGCATGGACTGTGTTCTAACCTCAGAAG GTGGAGGAAGGCGGGCGCTGCAGACGGTGCCGGGCATCCCTGGTGGCACCCGAGCAGGAGCTGGAAAGATCGGACGCATGATtgcagaggaggtgatggagatcCAGAG GATTCGAGGgtcctccccctccagctgCGGCTCCAGCCCCCTGAACATCACCAGCACCCCTCCGCCAGACACCTGCTCTCCAGGGGGTAAAAAG ATTCAGAACGGGGGGACGCCCGAGCTCCCGAGTGCAGGGATCATTCCTGGACCGGACTCTGTAGGCTACCCTTACTCCAACCAGTCCATCATGA GTGACAACTCCCACCTGAGCATAGACATAATGGACGACCCCGGCTCCAGCAGTCCCAGCAATGACGAGGCGGCCATGGCGGTCATCATGTCCCTGCTGGAAGCAGACGCCGGGCTGGGGGGACCCGTGGACTTCAGCGACCTACCCTGGCCTTTGTGa